In the Nitrospinota bacterium genome, TGCAGGATTTAGCTTTTTTGCTTCTTCCACGGCCGTATGGATATTGAAATGGGTCGGGTGGGGTTCATATCGAAGGCCATCCAGGATAAGGAGATCTAAATTTTGTAGCTTTTTTTCAGATTGAGGAGGGATGTAGCTGCAGTCTGTTATATAAGCCATATTATTGATCTTGTATCCAAGGATAGGGATGATACCGTGCATAATCTTGATAGGCGTTATTTTTGTTTTGAAGAGACTCAGTTGGGAATTGATGATGCTGAATTCCAGTTGAGGGGTGGTACATCCATTTTGGTCTTTATGAAAGATATATTTAAAAATATTTTTTATATTATTAACAGTATCTCTGTTTCCAAAGCAGGGTATGGGTGTGTTTTGAATAAAATTGAAAGATCTCATGTCATCAATTCCGTGAATGTGGTCAGCATGAGAATGGGTATATAAAACTGCATCGATATGATCAATATTATTTTCTAAGGTCTGATATCTGAGATCAGTTGATGTGTCTATCAGGATATTCTTTGCATTTTCAGAGATAAGAATCGAGGTACGAGTTCTTTTGTTCTTTGGATTGGTAGAGCGGCACACCTCACAATTACATCCAACCGTTGGTACACCCGTAGACGTTCCAGAGCCTAAAATGGTTATTTTCATTATTTTTTCTCAGAAATCTTTAGGTAAAAGTTTTAATGGCGAAAGCAAGAACGATTCTCAACAACAAGATAATATTATAATAAATTCTTCTATACTAAAAGTCAAATCTTTTATATTTTTTCTTTTGGAAAGAAAGCTTTCAGTTAAAGGGTTTTGAAAAATCCGTTAAGAAAAGAAAAATCTAGAAGCAGAAAATGCAATAACCTATTGACTTAATTATAATTTTTCCTATATTAAAATTAATAAAGACTAAAGAAAAACATAATCTTTTGAAATTTATTTTAAAAGGTATGGCTGCTTTAATTTTGGCAGCCACCACAGGGATATTCTAGATTTGAAATCCTATGACAAAATCATTAAAGGCTCTTATCTTTTCTATTATTTTTGCTCCTCTCCTCTTTATCTCTTACGATGGAGAACCTGAATCGTCAAAGGATGGATATAAAGAACCCATCACTGGTATGGAGTTTGTGTTTGTAAAGGGGGGATGTTTTGAGATGGGGGATACTTTTGGTGATGGTGATAGCGATGAAAGGCCTGTTCATACTGTCTGTTTGGATGATTTTTATATGGGGAAATATGAGGTGACTCAGGGGCAGTGGGAGATATTAATGGATAGTAATCCATCCTACTTTAAATTGGGTGATGATTACCCTGTCGATAACGTTAGCTGGAATGATGCATTGGAGTTTATAAAGAAGCTCAACCACAAGACAGGCAAAGCTTATCGTCTTCCTAGAGAGGCGCAGTGGGAGTATGCGGCAAGAAGTAGAGGAAAGAGAGATAAATGGCCAGGCACGAGTAGTGAATCAGAGCTTGAAGAGTATGTATGGTATGATAAAAATTCTGGAGAGAGAACCCATCCCGTAGGACAGAAAAGGCCAAATAACCTGGGATTGTATGACATGGGTGGTAATGTTTGGGAGTGGTGTTTTGACTGGTATCATAAAGATTATTACAGTAAAAGCCCTAAGAAGAACCCTGAGGGTTTAGATAAAGGATTATTTAAAGGGCTTCGTGGCGGTTCGATGATGTTTAAGTCTCATTTCGCGCGAGCATCAGCACGAACCGGATTCATACCATCATCTCCTCACAACTACTTCTTTGGCTTTCGCCTCGCTCATTCTGGAGATAGTTTTTTGAGTTTTGCAAAAAAAAGTAAGTGCTTGAAGAGGGATAAATCAGGAATTTAAAATTATTTTTTCCACTTGATAACTTGATTTTTAAAGTCAATACTGTATTCAAGATCTTTCAAGAAATTCATACCGAGCAGGCCTTTGTGAGCAACAGATGAACCTTTGTATTCAATGAAGCCTGCAAAAAGGTCTCTCTTTTTAATCGGCCCGACCTTAACATAGCTCAGTTTCGC is a window encoding:
- a CDS encoding formylglycine-generating enzyme family protein, with the protein product MTKSLKALIFSIIFAPLLFISYDGEPESSKDGYKEPITGMEFVFVKGGCFEMGDTFGDGDSDERPVHTVCLDDFYMGKYEVTQGQWEILMDSNPSYFKLGDDYPVDNVSWNDALEFIKKLNHKTGKAYRLPREAQWEYAARSRGKRDKWPGTSSESELEEYVWYDKNSGERTHPVGQKRPNNLGLYDMGGNVWEWCFDWYHKDYYSKSPKKNPEGLDKGLFKGLRGGSMMFKSHFARASARTGFIPSSPHNYFFGFRLAHSGDSFLSFAKKSKCLKRDKSGI
- a CDS encoding GPMC system MBL fold metallohydrolase, which gives rise to MKITILGSGTSTGVPTVGCNCEVCRSTNPKNKRTRTSILISENAKNILIDTSTDLRYQTLENNIDHIDAVLYTHSHADHIHGIDDMRSFNFIQNTPIPCFGNRDTVNNIKNIFKYIFHKDQNGCTTPQLEFSIINSQLSLFKTKITPIKIMHGIIPILGYKINNMAYITDCSYIPPQSEKKLQNLDLLILDGLRYEPHPTHFNIHTAVEEAKKLNPARTLFTHLTHDLEYEKVNRELPEGMELAYDGMVVEI